One genomic window of Micromonospora sp. WMMD1128 includes the following:
- a CDS encoding discoidin domain-containing protein: MSPVPMSWTPRRLLAALAALLATVALVAPPGPARAADPLISQGRPTTASSTENAGTPASNATDGNTGTRWSSAFADPQWIQVDLGATATVSRVNLTWEGAYARAYQVQTSTDGTTWTTVFSTTNGDGGTDDLAVSGSGRYVRVYGTARGTAYGYSLWEFQVYGSAGAGGGCDTTTNAARGRPATASSTENAGTPASAAVDGDPGTRWASAAADPQWLRVDLGSVRTICRVVLSWEAAYARAYQVQTSTDGTTWTTVSSTTSGDGGTDALTVNGSGRYLRVYGTVRATGYGYSLWEVAVNTTGGGTVPGGGSLGPNVITFDPSMSAASIQAQLDAVFRTQESNQFGTQRYALMFKPGDYSGINAQIGFYTSIMGLGRNPGDVRIHGDVTVDAGWFGGNATQNFWRSASNMQVFPSAGFTRWAVSQAAPFRRMDIQGDLNLAPNGYGWASGGYIADSRVTGVVQPYSQQQWYTRDSNVGGYLNAVWNVTNSGVVGAPATSFPNPPYTTLAQTPVSRDVPYLYLDSAGAYQVFVPSTRTNASGASWLGGSTPGTSIPLSQFYVAKPGDSAATINSALAQGLNLLFTPGVYTVDQTIAVNRAGTVVLGVGYPTLVPQNGVVPMTVADVDGVRLAGLLFDAGAVNSPVLLQVGPAGSTASHATNPTSVQDVFFRIGGAHAGKATTSLVVNQDDALIDHIWAWRGDHGTGIGWTVNTADTGLIVNGDRVTALGLFVEHYQKHEVIWNGENGRTIFFQNELPYDPPNAAAWMNGSRVGYAAFKVADAVTSFEGWGMGSYCYFNVDPSIAAYHSFEAPTRAGVRFHDLLTVSLGGNGSITHVINDTGATAQGTNTVPVNVVSYP, translated from the coding sequence ATGTCACCCGTACCGATGTCGTGGACCCCACGGCGACTGCTCGCCGCGCTGGCCGCCCTGCTCGCCACCGTGGCGCTCGTCGCGCCACCCGGCCCGGCCAGGGCCGCCGACCCGTTGATTTCCCAAGGCCGCCCCACCACCGCCTCCTCGACCGAGAACGCCGGCACCCCGGCGTCCAACGCCACCGACGGCAACACCGGCACCCGCTGGTCGAGCGCCTTCGCCGACCCGCAGTGGATCCAGGTCGACCTCGGCGCCACCGCCACCGTCTCCCGGGTCAACCTGACCTGGGAGGGCGCGTACGCCCGGGCGTACCAGGTGCAGACCTCGACCGACGGAACCACCTGGACCACCGTGTTCAGCACGACGAACGGCGACGGGGGCACCGACGACCTGGCCGTCAGCGGCTCCGGCCGCTACGTGCGGGTGTACGGCACCGCGCGGGGCACCGCCTACGGCTACTCGCTCTGGGAGTTCCAGGTCTACGGCAGCGCCGGCGCCGGCGGCGGCTGTGACACCACGACGAACGCCGCCCGGGGACGACCGGCCACCGCCTCGTCGACGGAGAACGCCGGCACCCCCGCCTCGGCGGCGGTCGACGGCGACCCGGGCACCCGCTGGGCCAGCGCCGCCGCCGACCCGCAGTGGCTCCGGGTCGACCTGGGCAGCGTCCGGACCATCTGCCGGGTGGTGCTGAGCTGGGAGGCCGCGTACGCGCGGGCGTACCAGGTGCAGACCTCGACCGACGGGACCACCTGGACCACCGTGTCCAGCACGACGAGCGGCGACGGCGGGACCGACGCGCTCACCGTCAACGGCTCCGGCCGCTACCTGCGGGTGTACGGCACCGTGCGGGCCACCGGCTACGGCTACTCACTGTGGGAGGTCGCCGTCAACACCACAGGCGGCGGCACCGTGCCCGGCGGCGGGTCGCTCGGACCCAACGTCATCACGTTCGACCCGTCGATGTCCGCCGCCAGCATCCAGGCCCAACTCGACGCCGTCTTCCGCACGCAGGAGTCGAACCAGTTCGGCACCCAGCGGTACGCGCTGATGTTCAAGCCGGGCGACTACTCCGGCATCAACGCGCAGATCGGCTTCTACACCTCGATCATGGGACTCGGCCGGAACCCCGGCGACGTGCGCATCCACGGCGACGTCACGGTCGACGCCGGCTGGTTCGGCGGCAACGCCACCCAGAACTTCTGGCGCTCGGCGTCGAACATGCAGGTCTTCCCGTCCGCCGGGTTCACCCGCTGGGCGGTGTCGCAGGCCGCGCCGTTCCGCCGGATGGACATCCAGGGCGACCTCAACCTGGCCCCCAACGGCTACGGCTGGGCCAGCGGCGGCTACATCGCGGACAGCCGGGTGACCGGCGTGGTCCAGCCGTACTCGCAGCAGCAGTGGTACACCCGGGACAGCAACGTGGGCGGCTACCTCAACGCGGTCTGGAACGTCACCAACTCCGGGGTGGTGGGCGCGCCCGCCACCAGCTTCCCGAACCCGCCGTACACCACGCTCGCGCAGACCCCGGTCAGCCGCGACGTGCCCTACCTCTACCTCGACAGCGCCGGCGCCTACCAGGTCTTCGTGCCGTCCACCCGGACCAACGCCAGCGGGGCGTCCTGGCTGGGCGGCTCCACCCCGGGCACGTCGATCCCGCTGAGCCAGTTCTACGTCGCGAAGCCCGGCGACTCGGCCGCCACCATCAACAGCGCGCTGGCCCAGGGACTGAACCTGCTCTTCACCCCGGGCGTCTACACCGTCGACCAGACCATCGCGGTCAACCGGGCCGGCACGGTGGTGCTCGGCGTCGGCTACCCGACGCTGGTGCCGCAGAACGGCGTGGTGCCGATGACCGTCGCCGACGTCGACGGGGTCCGCCTCGCCGGGCTGCTGTTCGACGCCGGTGCGGTCAACTCGCCGGTGCTGTTGCAGGTCGGCCCGGCCGGCTCGACCGCGAGTCACGCCACCAACCCCACCTCCGTGCAGGACGTCTTCTTCCGCATCGGCGGCGCGCACGCCGGGAAGGCCACCACCAGCCTGGTGGTCAACCAGGACGACGCGCTGATCGACCACATCTGGGCCTGGCGGGGCGACCACGGCACCGGCATCGGCTGGACCGTGAACACCGCCGACACCGGCCTGATCGTCAACGGCGACCGGGTCACCGCGCTCGGGCTCTTCGTCGAGCACTACCAGAAACACGAGGTGATCTGGAACGGCGAGAACGGGCGGACCATCTTCTTCCAGAACGAGCTGCCGTACGACCCGCCGAACGCGGCGGCGTGGATGAACGGCTCCCGGGTCGGCTACGCGGCGTTCAAGGTCGCGGACGCGGTCACCTCGTTCGAGGGCTGGGGGATGGGCAGCTACTGCTACTTCAACGTCGATCCGAGCATCGCGGCCTACCACAGCTTCGAGGCGCCTACCCGGGCCGGCGTACGGTTCCACGACCTGCTCACCGTGTCGCTTGGCGGCAACGGGTCGATCACCCACGTCATCAACGACACCGGCGCCACCGCGCAGGGCACGAACACGGTGCCGGTGAACGTGGTGAGCTACCCCTGA
- a CDS encoding 5'-3' exonuclease, with the protein MAHRRPILLIDSPSLYFRAYFGIPESAAKTADGQPVNAVRGFLDMLAQLVRTRRPDRMICALDHDWRPAWRVELLPSYKAHRVAPEGGEVVPDTLSPQVPMILEVLDALGVPAVGATGYEADDVLGTLSVTQPGPVEVVSGDRDLFQLVDDAHPTRLLYVGRGVAKLDDCDDAAVRARYGVPADRYADFAALRGDPSDGLPGVPGVGEKTAARLIERYGGLDGILAALDDPASGFAPGLRGKLDGARDYLAVAPKVVRVATDVPLPELDPALPTSPADPDRLLELAQRWNLAGSCRRLVDALATPRT; encoded by the coding sequence GTGGCACACCGACGTCCGATCCTGCTGATCGACTCCCCCAGCCTCTACTTCCGCGCCTACTTCGGCATCCCCGAGTCGGCCGCGAAGACGGCCGACGGCCAGCCGGTCAACGCCGTCCGCGGCTTCCTCGACATGCTCGCCCAACTGGTGCGCACCCGGCGGCCCGACCGGATGATCTGCGCGCTCGACCACGACTGGCGGCCGGCGTGGCGGGTGGAGCTGCTCCCCTCGTACAAGGCGCACCGGGTGGCGCCGGAGGGCGGCGAGGTCGTGCCGGACACGTTGTCCCCGCAGGTGCCGATGATCCTGGAGGTCCTCGACGCGCTCGGCGTCCCGGCGGTCGGCGCCACCGGCTACGAGGCCGACGACGTGCTCGGCACGCTCTCGGTGACCCAGCCCGGCCCGGTCGAGGTGGTCTCCGGCGACCGCGACCTGTTCCAACTGGTCGACGACGCCCACCCGACGCGCCTGCTCTACGTCGGCCGGGGCGTGGCCAAGCTGGACGACTGCGACGACGCCGCGGTGCGGGCCCGCTACGGCGTCCCCGCCGACCGCTACGCCGACTTCGCCGCGCTGCGCGGCGACCCGAGCGACGGCCTGCCCGGGGTGCCCGGGGTGGGCGAGAAGACGGCCGCCCGGCTGATCGAGCGCTACGGCGGGCTCGACGGCATCCTCGCCGCGCTCGACGACCCCGCTTCCGGCTTCGCCCCCGGGCTGCGCGGCAAGCTCGACGGCGCCCGCGACTACCTGGCCGTGGCGCCCAAGGTGGTCCGGGTCGCCACCGACGTGCCGCTGCCCGAGCTGGACCCGGCACTGCCGACGTCCCCGGCCGATCCCGACCGGTTGCTCGAGCTGGCGCAGCGCTGGAACCTGGCCGGCTCGTGCCGCCGCCTGGTCGACGCGCTCGCCACCCCCCGCACCTGA
- a CDS encoding DEAD/DEAH box helicase has translation MSSPAERYAAARRRAAQASAFPALDEFSHDLGFDLDDFQREACQALERGSGVLVCAPTGAGKTVVGEFAVHLALRGGSVDGDAPATRRKCFYTTPIKALSNQKYHDLVDRYGAERVGLLTGDNAINGDAPVVVMTTEVLRNMLYAGSATLAGLAYVVMDEVHYLADRFRGGVWEEVIIHLPESVTLVSLSATVSNAEEFADWLVTVRGETTVVVSEHRPVPLWQHMLVGKRMFDLFHDADAARKHDVHPELLRYTRDTVRRLELGEGRGAGPGGGRRGPRWRGPMRPDIVERLDRENLLPAILFIFSRAGCQAAVQQCLAAGLRLTSAEERAEIRQVVEARITAIPGEDLTVLGYWEWLDGLERGLAAHHAGMLPAFKEVVEELFVRGLVKAVFATETLALGINMPARCVVLERLVKFNGEAHVDLTPGEYTQLTGRAGRRGIDVEGHAVVVWSPETDPRHVAGLASTRTYPLRSSFRPSYNMAVNLVGSVGAEPARALLESSFAQFQADRSVVGLARQVQRNTETIEAYGAEAACHHGDFDEYFALRVAIADRERAIARQGQTQRKAAAVTSLERLRVGDVIRVPSGRRAGLAVVLDPATGGFGEPRPLVLTQDRWAGRVSPGDFTTPAEVLARIRVPKHFNHRSPAARRDLAAAVSGTGLDRHGGRRGGRSRQAVGEDHRLSQLRVEMRGHPCHACPDREEHARWAERRRRLERDTEELRQRVSGRTGSLARTFDRIVALLTARGYLAPDGEVTDAGRMLARIWTEADLLVAECLRRRVWDGLSPAELAAAVSVVVFEARRDVDERASLPRGAVGDAVDETLKLWGDIEADEAARGLTATREPDLGFAWPIYRWARGEALAKVLASGHQIDGEMPAGDFVRWSRQVVDLLGQLADSGGASTELRATARQAISAVNRGVLAYHASA, from the coding sequence ATGTCGAGCCCCGCCGAGCGGTACGCCGCGGCGCGCCGCCGGGCCGCGCAGGCCTCCGCCTTCCCGGCCCTGGACGAATTCTCCCACGATCTCGGGTTCGACCTCGACGACTTCCAGCGCGAGGCGTGCCAGGCGCTGGAGCGGGGCAGCGGCGTCCTGGTCTGCGCGCCCACCGGCGCCGGCAAGACCGTGGTGGGCGAGTTCGCCGTGCACCTGGCGCTGCGCGGCGGGTCAGTCGACGGCGACGCCCCGGCCACCCGGCGCAAGTGCTTCTACACCACGCCGATCAAGGCGCTGTCCAACCAGAAATACCACGACCTGGTCGACCGCTACGGCGCCGAGCGGGTCGGGCTGCTCACCGGCGACAACGCGATCAACGGCGACGCGCCGGTGGTGGTGATGACCACCGAGGTGCTGCGCAACATGCTCTACGCCGGCTCGGCCACCCTCGCGGGCCTGGCCTACGTGGTGATGGACGAGGTCCACTACCTGGCCGACCGGTTCCGTGGCGGGGTCTGGGAAGAGGTGATCATTCACCTGCCGGAGTCGGTCACGCTGGTGTCGCTGTCGGCCACCGTCTCCAACGCCGAGGAGTTCGCCGACTGGCTGGTCACCGTGCGCGGCGAGACCACGGTGGTGGTCTCCGAGCACCGGCCGGTGCCGCTCTGGCAGCACATGCTCGTCGGCAAGCGGATGTTCGACCTGTTCCACGACGCCGACGCGGCCCGCAAGCACGACGTCCACCCCGAGCTGCTGCGTTACACCCGGGACACGGTGCGCCGGTTGGAGCTGGGCGAGGGGCGCGGCGCCGGCCCCGGCGGCGGGCGGCGCGGTCCCCGCTGGCGCGGTCCGATGCGCCCGGACATCGTCGAACGGCTGGACCGGGAGAACCTGCTGCCGGCGATCCTGTTCATCTTCAGCCGGGCCGGCTGCCAGGCGGCGGTCCAGCAGTGCCTCGCCGCCGGGCTGCGGCTGACCTCGGCGGAGGAACGCGCCGAGATCCGCCAGGTGGTCGAGGCGCGGATCACCGCCATCCCGGGCGAGGACCTGACCGTGCTCGGCTACTGGGAGTGGCTCGACGGGTTGGAGCGCGGCCTGGCCGCCCACCACGCCGGCATGCTCCCCGCGTTCAAGGAGGTCGTCGAGGAGCTGTTCGTCCGCGGCCTGGTCAAGGCGGTCTTCGCCACCGAGACGCTGGCCCTGGGCATCAACATGCCGGCCCGCTGCGTGGTGCTGGAGCGGCTGGTGAAGTTCAACGGCGAGGCGCACGTCGACCTCACCCCGGGCGAATACACCCAGCTCACCGGCCGCGCCGGCCGGCGCGGCATCGACGTCGAGGGCCACGCCGTGGTGGTCTGGTCGCCGGAGACCGACCCCCGCCACGTGGCCGGCCTGGCCTCCACCCGCACCTATCCGCTGCGGTCCAGCTTCCGGCCGTCCTACAACATGGCCGTCAACCTGGTCGGCAGCGTCGGCGCGGAGCCGGCCCGGGCGCTGCTGGAGTCCTCCTTCGCGCAGTTCCAGGCGGACCGGTCGGTGGTCGGGCTGGCCCGGCAGGTGCAGCGCAACACCGAGACGATCGAGGCGTACGGCGCGGAGGCCGCCTGCCACCACGGCGACTTCGACGAATACTTCGCGCTGCGGGTGGCCATCGCCGACCGGGAACGGGCCATCGCCCGGCAGGGGCAGACCCAGCGCAAGGCGGCGGCCGTCACCTCGCTGGAGCGGCTGCGGGTCGGCGACGTGATCCGGGTGCCGTCGGGGCGGCGGGCCGGCCTGGCCGTGGTGCTCGACCCGGCGACCGGCGGTTTCGGCGAGCCCCGCCCGCTGGTGCTCACCCAGGACCGCTGGGCCGGCCGGGTCAGCCCCGGCGACTTCACCACCCCGGCCGAGGTGCTCGCCCGGATCCGGGTGCCGAAGCACTTCAACCACCGGTCGCCGGCGGCGCGGCGCGACCTGGCCGCCGCGGTCAGCGGCACCGGGCTGGACCGGCACGGCGGCCGGCGCGGCGGGCGGTCCCGCCAGGCGGTCGGGGAGGACCACCGGCTCAGCCAGCTCCGCGTCGAGATGCGCGGGCACCCCTGCCACGCCTGCCCGGACCGGGAGGAACACGCCCGCTGGGCCGAGCGCCGTCGCCGGCTGGAGCGCGACACCGAGGAGCTGCGGCAGCGGGTGAGCGGGCGGACGGGCTCCCTCGCGCGTACCTTCGACCGGATCGTCGCGTTGTTGACCGCGCGCGGCTACCTGGCCCCCGACGGTGAGGTCACCGACGCGGGCCGGATGCTGGCGCGGATCTGGACCGAGGCCGACCTGCTCGTCGCCGAGTGCCTGCGGCGCCGGGTGTGGGACGGGCTCTCCCCGGCCGAGCTGGCCGCCGCCGTGTCGGTGGTGGTCTTCGAGGCCCGGCGGGACGTCGACGAGCGGGCGTCGCTGCCGCGCGGCGCGGTCGGCGACGCGGTCGACGAGACGCTCAAGCTGTGGGGCGACATCGAGGCGGACGAGGCGGCGCGGGGCCTGACCGCCACCCGGGAGCCGGACCTCGGCTTCGCCTGGCCGATCTACCGGTGGGCGCGTGGGGAGGCGCTCGCCAAGGTGCTCGCCAGTGGGCACCAGATCGACGGCGAGATGCCGGCCGGTGACTTCGTCCGCTGGTCGCGGCAGGTGGTCGACCTGCTCGGCCAGCTCGCCGACTCCGGTGGCGCCTCCACCGAGCTGCGCGCCACCGCGCGGCAGGCGATCTCGGCCGTCAACCGGGGCGTGCTGGCCTACCACGCCTCCGCCTGA
- a CDS encoding diacylglycerol kinase, translating into MLAVTASDHVPSGPVAVLANPVAGRGRRRGLLPAILERLGAAGRQVELLRARTPGEAEAACHAAVAGGAGALVAMGGDGTVHRAIQAVAGTAVPFGPVPAGTGNDFAADTGFPADPLAAADVIAAALAAGRSRPVDLARMSRPDGDGRWYGAVLAAGFDAIVNERANRMRWPRGPRRYDLAILVELARLRPRRYRLSLDGVPQEVDAVLVAVGNTAGYGGGMRICPDAEPTDGLLDVVVGGRFDRRTLMRVKPRIYRGTHVTHPLVRTYRARTVELAAEGITTYADGERAFDLPVTVTAVPAALRLLR; encoded by the coding sequence GTGCTCGCCGTGACCGCGTCCGATCATGTTCCGTCCGGCCCCGTGGCCGTGCTCGCCAACCCGGTCGCCGGACGGGGGCGGCGCCGCGGTCTGCTGCCGGCGATTCTGGAGCGTCTCGGCGCGGCCGGTCGCCAGGTGGAACTGCTGCGCGCGCGTACCCCCGGGGAGGCGGAGGCGGCGTGCCACGCCGCGGTGGCCGGCGGCGCCGGGGCGCTCGTCGCAATGGGCGGGGACGGCACCGTGCACCGTGCGATACAGGCGGTCGCCGGCACCGCCGTGCCGTTCGGGCCGGTCCCGGCCGGCACCGGCAACGACTTCGCGGCCGACACCGGCTTCCCGGCCGATCCCCTCGCCGCCGCCGACGTGATCGCCGCCGCGCTGGCCGCCGGTCGCAGCCGTCCGGTCGACCTGGCCCGGATGTCCCGGCCCGACGGCGACGGGCGCTGGTACGGCGCGGTGCTCGCGGCCGGCTTCGACGCGATCGTCAACGAGCGGGCCAACCGGATGCGTTGGCCGCGCGGACCACGTCGCTACGACCTGGCGATCCTGGTCGAGCTGGCCCGGCTGCGGCCCCGTCGCTACCGGCTGTCCCTGGACGGTGTGCCGCAGGAGGTGGACGCGGTGCTCGTCGCGGTCGGCAACACGGCCGGCTACGGCGGCGGCATGCGGATCTGCCCGGACGCCGAACCGACCGACGGCCTGCTGGACGTGGTGGTGGGGGGTCGGTTCGACAGGCGCACGCTGATGCGGGTGAAGCCGCGGATCTACCGGGGCACCCACGTGACGCACCCGCTGGTGCGGACCTACCGGGCGCGGACGGTGGAGTTGGCCGCCGAGGGCATCACCACGTACGCCGACGGGGAGCGGGCGTTCGACCTGCCGGTGACCGTCACCGCCGTGCCGGCGGCGCTGCGGCTGCTGCGCTGA
- a CDS encoding MHYT domain-containing protein: MGEINHFEYGWITPALSYALSVLGSVLGLVCAGRIRTAAGAGQRMWWGLLAAWALGGTAIWAMHFMAMLGFAVSGTRIRYDVPLTAASTVIAVGAVGVGLAIVGTGRLTAPRLLAGGLFTGAGVAAMHYTGMAAMRLDGTLGYDRLRVTLSVVVALVAATVALWLAMTVRRGVAIMASALVMGVAVNGMHFTGMSALSVHLHDGAGPPNTGTEVSGLLVPIVLAVVFGVVGLVYALLAAPSDDDRAGAAYVASRLDGVSPAAEAEPAPDPVGLRARSASDSSLPDPVGLRARSTLAQPGAQFPSRRGTDPRR; encoded by the coding sequence GTGGGCGAGATCAATCACTTTGAGTACGGGTGGATCACACCCGCGCTCAGCTACGCGCTGTCCGTGCTCGGTTCCGTGCTCGGTCTGGTCTGTGCCGGGCGGATCCGGACCGCCGCCGGCGCCGGTCAGCGGATGTGGTGGGGTCTGCTCGCGGCCTGGGCGCTGGGCGGCACCGCCATCTGGGCGATGCACTTCATGGCCATGCTCGGCTTCGCCGTCAGCGGCACCCGGATCCGCTACGACGTGCCACTGACCGCCGCCAGCACGGTGATCGCCGTGGGCGCCGTCGGCGTCGGCCTGGCCATCGTGGGCACCGGCCGGCTCACCGCGCCCCGGCTGCTCGCCGGCGGCCTCTTCACCGGCGCTGGGGTCGCCGCCATGCACTACACCGGGATGGCGGCCATGCGGCTGGACGGCACACTCGGCTACGACCGGCTGCGGGTGACGCTCTCCGTCGTCGTCGCGCTGGTGGCCGCCACCGTGGCGCTGTGGCTGGCGATGACCGTCCGGCGGGGTGTCGCGATCATGGCGTCGGCACTGGTCATGGGCGTCGCCGTGAACGGCATGCACTTCACCGGCATGAGCGCGCTGTCGGTGCACCTGCACGACGGTGCCGGCCCCCCCAACACCGGTACCGAGGTCAGCGGCCTGCTGGTGCCGATCGTGCTCGCCGTGGTCTTCGGCGTGGTGGGGCTGGTCTACGCGCTGCTCGCCGCACCGTCGGACGACGACCGTGCCGGTGCCGCCTACGTGGCATCGCGGCTCGACGGCGTGTCCCCGGCGGCCGAGGCCGAGCCGGCACCGGACCCGGTGGGCCTGCGTGCCCGCTCGGCGTCGGACTCCTCTTTGCCGGACCCGGTGGGGCTGCGGGCGCGCTCGACGCTGGCGCAGCCCGGCGCGCAGTTCCCCTCCCGCCGTGGGACCGACCCCCGTCGCTAG
- a CDS encoding HAD-IA family hydrolase, with protein sequence MEAVLFDFHGTLAQVEEPLAWVRAAAAACGVELDRIRATSLADRLLTAGRAGGPRPTRVPPRLAELWADRDLYPHAHRGAYTGLAETVDTGIDGFADALYERVLVPEGWLPYPDAAPVLGALRAAGVKVAVVSNIGFDLRPLFAAWDLDALVDAYALSYEVGRCKPDPGIFLRACGMLGVDPEHTLMVGDTPADAGAVAAGCGVLVLPCADAGRPNGLGAVLDLAGVG encoded by the coding sequence GTGGAGGCGGTGCTCTTCGACTTCCACGGCACCCTCGCCCAGGTGGAGGAGCCGCTGGCCTGGGTACGCGCCGCCGCCGCGGCCTGCGGGGTCGAGCTGGACCGCATCCGCGCCACCTCGCTCGCCGACCGGCTGCTCACCGCCGGTCGGGCGGGCGGGCCGCGGCCGACCCGCGTGCCGCCCCGGCTGGCCGAGCTGTGGGCCGACCGCGACCTCTACCCGCACGCCCACCGGGGTGCCTACACCGGGCTCGCGGAGACCGTCGACACCGGCATCGACGGGTTCGCCGACGCGCTCTACGAGCGGGTGCTGGTCCCGGAGGGCTGGTTGCCCTACCCGGACGCCGCCCCGGTGCTCGGCGCGCTGCGGGCCGCCGGGGTGAAGGTGGCGGTGGTCAGCAACATCGGCTTCGATCTACGGCCGCTCTTCGCCGCCTGGGACCTCGACGCGCTCGTCGACGCGTACGCCCTGTCGTACGAGGTGGGGCGCTGCAAACCGGACCCGGGGATCTTCCTGCGCGCCTGCGGCATGCTCGGGGTCGACCCGGAGCACACGCTGATGGTGGGCGACACCCCGGCCGACGCCGGCGCGGTGGCGGCCGGGTGCGGGGTGCTGGTGCTGCCGTGCGCCGACGCCGGCCGGCCGAACGGGTTGGGGGCGGTGCTCGACCTGGCCGGGGTCGGGTGA
- a CDS encoding EamA family transporter has protein sequence MSDGTPGRAPGRLGGVALVLGGALSVQFGSALAALLFPRTGVAGAVTLRLTLGALLMLVVCRPRLRGHGRGDWAAVVAFGLALAGMNSIFYQAIERIPLGPAVTLEVLGPLALSVVGARRVAAWCWAGLALAGVALLGQGGFDRLDPVGAALALAAGSMWAAYIVCSARVGARFPRADGLALALAVAALVTLPIGLVGAGGRLAHPAVLGLGAGLALLASVLPYSLELAALRRLPTATFAVLMSLGPAIAALAGWLVLGQALRPVEVLAIALVVAASVGAVRAAAPPPSTPGPPTPPVPPTVVSAAAAAPPARR, from the coding sequence GTGAGCGACGGCACACCGGGACGCGCGCCGGGCCGGCTCGGTGGCGTCGCGCTGGTGCTCGGCGGCGCGCTGTCGGTGCAGTTCGGCTCCGCGCTGGCCGCGCTGCTGTTCCCGCGTACCGGGGTGGCCGGCGCGGTCACGCTGCGCCTGACCCTGGGCGCGCTGCTGATGCTCGTGGTGTGCCGGCCCCGGCTGCGCGGGCACGGGCGGGGTGACTGGGCCGCCGTGGTCGCGTTCGGGCTGGCGCTGGCCGGGATGAACTCGATCTTCTACCAGGCGATCGAGCGGATTCCACTCGGTCCGGCCGTGACGCTTGAGGTGCTCGGCCCGCTGGCGCTGTCGGTGGTCGGGGCGCGCCGGGTCGCGGCCTGGTGCTGGGCCGGGCTGGCGCTGGCCGGGGTGGCGCTGCTCGGGCAGGGCGGGTTCGACCGGCTCGACCCGGTCGGCGCCGCGCTGGCGTTGGCCGCGGGCAGCATGTGGGCCGCGTACATCGTCTGCTCGGCCCGGGTCGGCGCGCGGTTCCCCCGGGCCGACGGGCTGGCCCTCGCCCTCGCCGTGGCGGCGCTCGTCACCCTGCCGATCGGGCTGGTCGGCGCCGGTGGCCGGCTGGCCCACCCGGCGGTGCTGGGGCTCGGCGCGGGGCTGGCGCTGCTCGCCTCCGTGCTGCCGTACAGCCTGGAGTTGGCGGCGCTGCGGCGGCTGCCCACGGCGACGTTCGCGGTCCTGATGAGTCTCGGGCCGGCGATCGCCGCGCTGGCCGGCTGGCTGGTGCTCGGCCAGGCGTTGCGCCCGGTCGAGGTGCTCGCCATCGCGCTCGTGGTGGCCGCGAGCGTCGGCGCGGTCCGCGCCGCGGCGCCCCCACCGTCGACGCCGGGACCGCCGACGCCGCCCGTCCCGCCGACGGTGGTCAGCGCAGCAGCCGCAGCGCCGCCGGCACGGCGGTGA
- a CDS encoding ABC transporter substrate-binding protein produces the protein MRLVSLLPSATEIAYALGLGDELVGVTFECEVPPSYRAGTTVVVGGRDTGGMSPGEIDTYVRERLAAGADLYTLHAGALAGLDPDLILTQDLCRVCALPAGRVTDAVDHLGARADVVSLDPYTLDDVLGTIRAVGAAARVPDRAEALVDGLRARLAAVGAAVAGRPRRRVAVVEWVDPPFGAGHWIPDLVDVAGGTPVATHPGARSTPTTWADLRAARPEVVLVAPCGFRLEGAAGQAAEVACHFPGAQVWALDADGLVVRAGPRLVDGVEAIAAILHPDAVPPVSPTAARRVA, from the coding sequence ATGCGACTGGTCTCCCTGCTCCCCTCCGCCACCGAGATCGCGTACGCCCTGGGCCTCGGCGACGAGTTGGTCGGGGTGACGTTCGAGTGCGAGGTGCCCCCGTCGTACCGGGCCGGCACGACCGTGGTGGTGGGCGGCCGGGACACCGGTGGCATGAGTCCCGGCGAGATCGACACGTACGTGCGGGAGCGGCTGGCCGCCGGCGCGGACCTCTACACGCTGCACGCCGGCGCGCTGGCCGGGTTGGATCCGGACCTGATCCTCACCCAGGACCTGTGCCGCGTCTGCGCGCTGCCCGCCGGCCGGGTGACCGACGCCGTCGACCATCTCGGCGCCCGGGCGGACGTGGTGTCGCTCGACCCGTACACCCTCGACGACGTGCTGGGCACGATCCGCGCGGTGGGCGCGGCGGCCCGGGTGCCGGACCGCGCCGAGGCCCTGGTGGACGGGCTGCGCGCCCGGCTGGCGGCGGTCGGCGCGGCGGTGGCCGGCCGGCCCCGACGGCGGGTCGCCGTGGTCGAGTGGGTGGACCCGCCGTTCGGTGCCGGGCACTGGATCCCGGACCTGGTCGACGTGGCCGGCGGCACGCCGGTGGCCACCCACCCGGGCGCCAGGTCCACGCCGACCACCTGGGCGGACCTGCGCGCCGCGCGCCCGGAGGTGGTGCTCGTCGCGCCGTGCGGTTTCCGGCTGGAGGGCGCCGCCGGGCAGGCGGCCGAGGTGGCCTGTCACTTCCCGGGCGCGCAGGTGTGGGCGCTCGACGCGGACGGTCTGGTCGTGCGCGCCGGCCCCCGCCTGGTCGACGGCGTCGAGGCGATCGCCGCCATCCTGCACCCCGACGCCGTCCCACCCGTCTCCCCCACCGCCGCCCGCCGGGTGGCCTGA